The following are from one region of the Hemitrygon akajei chromosome 31, sHemAka1.3, whole genome shotgun sequence genome:
- the rpsa gene encoding small ribosomal subunit protein uS2, whose protein sequence is MSGGLDVLQMKEEDVLKFLAASTHLGSTNLDFQMEQYVYKRKSDGIYIINLKKTWEKLLLAARAIVSIENPADVCVISSRPFGQRAVLKFAAATGATPIAGRFTPGTFTNQIQAAFREPRLLVVTDPRQDHQPLTEASYVNIPTIAMCNTDSPLRYVDIAIPCNNKGAHSIGLMWWMLAREVLRMRGTISREHPWEVMPDLYFYRDPDEIEKEEQAAAEKAAGKEEYQGEWTAPVAEFVQPEVTDWSEGVQVPSVPIQQFSAATGKNLAETLEAANPYVKPAAFTADTATKDWSAQPAAEDWSAAPTTQAPEWGGATADWS, encoded by the exons ATGTCCGGAGGTCTTGATGTACTACAGATGAAGGAGGAGGATGTCCTCAAATTTCTTGCTGCTTCCACTCACCTGGGCAGTACCAATCTGGACTTCCAGATGGAGCAGTACGTCTACAAGAGGAAGAGTGATG GTATTTATATCATTAATCTGAAGAAAACGTGGGAGAAGCTGCTTCTAGCTGCCCGTGCCATAGTCTCCATCGAGAATCCAGCTGATGTTTGTGTCATCTCTTCCAGACCATTTGGCCAG CGCGCTGTCCTGAAGTTTGCTGCTGCCACTGGTGCTACTCCCATTGCTGGAAGATTCACCCCAGGTACATTCACCAATCAGATCCAGGCTGCCTTCAGGGAGCCCCGCTTGCTGGTTGTAACAGATCCCCGCCAGGACCACCAGCCCTTAACCGAAGCATCATATGTCAACATCCCCACCATTGCCATGTGCAACACTGACTCGCCCCTCCGGTATGTGGACATCGCTATTCCATGCAACAACAAG GGCGCACACTCCATTGGTCTGATGTGGTGGATGCTTGCCCGTGAGGTGCTGCGTATGCGAGGTACCATCAGCCGTGAACATCCATGGGAAGTGATGCCTGATTTGTACTTCTACAGGGATCCTGATGAG ATTGAGAAGGAGGAGCAGGCTGCTGCCGAGAAGGCTGCTGGTAAGGAGGAGTACCAAGGGGAATGGACTGCTCCAGTCGCAGAGTTTGTTCAGCCAGAAGTTACCGACTGGTCTGAGGGCGTGCAGGTCCCTTCGGTGCCAATTCAGCAGTTCTCAGCTGCAACTggtaaaaatctggctgagacgCTGGAGGCAGCTAATCCGTACGTCAAGCCCGCAGCATTCACCGCTGATACAGCTACAA AGGATTGGAGTGCCCAGCCCGCTGCTGAAGACTGGTCTGCTGCACCGACTACACAGGCTCCAGAATGGGGTGGTGCCACAGCTGATTGGTCTTGA